From Aythya fuligula isolate bAytFul2 chromosome 20, bAytFul2.pri, whole genome shotgun sequence, a single genomic window includes:
- the LOC116497404 gene encoding uroplakin-3b-like, with the protein MELPRVLLALAAMGTATGLALLPYEPRVPPGALLGKVTATTFALERPCCVFHHLTNASDAVWLVVAFANASATFRNPPSRADVPLYEGLPTAHAYMTLETAAAAYACSVPGPVLRVGGDAVCGGQHGQTACNGPLPSPGPYRVKFLVMGCHGPKAETRWSDPILLRRARSPSTVDPAPTQRSSDVVVIASILASLGTGLAVAALGAVGYEG; encoded by the exons ATGGAGCTGCCacgggtgctgctggcactggcTGCGATGGGCACAGCCACCGGCCTGG ccctgctgccctaCGAGCCCCGCGTGCCCCCCGGGGccctgctggggaaggtgaCGGCCACCACCTTCGCGCTGGAGAGACCCTGCTGCGTCTTCCACCACCTCACCAACGCCTCCGACGCCGTCTGGCTGGTGGTGGCTTTCGCCAACG CCTCGGCCACCTTCAGAAACCCCCCGTCCCGTGCCGACGTGCCCCTCTACGAGGGGCTGCCCACCGCCCACGCCTACATGACGCTGGAGACAGCAGCGGCCGCCTACGCCTGCTCGGTGCCCGGCCCGGTGCTGCGGGTCGGGGGGGACGCGGTGTGCGGGGGCCAGCACGGCCAAACAGCCTGCAACGggcccctgccctccccggggcCCTACAG GGTGAAGTTCCTGGTGATGGGCTGCCACGGCCCCAAAGCGGAGACGAGGTGGTCCGACCCCATCCTCCTGCGGAGAG CCCGCAGCCCGAGCACCGTTGACCCCGCGCCCACGCAGCGCAGCAGCGACGTGGTCGTCATCGCCTCCATCCTGGCCAGCCTCGGCACCGGGCTGGCCGTGGCAGCGCTCGGTGCCGTGGGGTACGAGGGCTGA
- the LOC116497114 gene encoding LOW QUALITY PROTEIN: uroplakin-3b-like protein 1 (The sequence of the model RefSeq protein was modified relative to this genomic sequence to represent the inferred CDS: substituted 1 base at 1 genomic stop codon), which translates to MLPLLLLLLLAAAHGLQELPYEPTLTEHKMSGRITASTFVLEQPRCVFDNDTAIGTTTSIWLVVAEAAASVSFTNSVQPGLPQWAFQNFPANTSAYLTLNATTLNYPCPKNTPDITVLRVGSETSCAKNTAVPTCNGPLPGPGPYKXAWVKFLALNGTEPVAETQWSKPITLRTAQQPPSSPGAGGKRSAEMIAITSILSILLAVLLAGLVATLAFSGSDPCGRGGIFKPEAASVRRYNTHHVYDQPAARL; encoded by the exons ATGCTcccgctgctcctcctgctgctgctggcggcggcCCACGGCCTGC AGGAGCTCCCGTACGAGCCGACCCTCACCGAGCACAAGATGAGCGGCCGGATCACCGCCAGCACCTTCGTGCTGGAGCAGCCCCGCTGCGTCTTTGACAATGACACCGCGATAGGAACAACCACCAGCATCTGGCTGGTGGTGGCCGAGGCCGCGG CCTCCGTGAGCTTCACCAACAGCGTgcagccggggctgccccaGTGGGCTTTCCAGAACTTCCCCGCCAACACCTCGGCCTACCTGACGCTCAACGCCACCACCCTCAACTACCCCTGCCCCAAAAACACCCCGGACATCACGGTGCTGCGCGTGGGCAGCGAGACCAGCTGTGCCAAAAACACCGCCGTACCCACCTGTAACggccccctgcccggccccgggcccTACAAGTgagcctg gGTGAAGTTCCTCGCCCTGAACGGCACCGAGCCCGTGGCCGAGACCCAGTGGTCGAAGCCCATCACGCTGAGGACAG cccagcagcccccgagcagccccggggcgggCGGCAAGCGCAGCGCCGAGATGATCGCCATCACCTCCatcctctccatcctcctcgCCGTGCTGCTGGCCGGCCTGGTGGCCACGCTGGCCTTCAGCGG CTCCGACCCCTGCGGCCGTGGAGGCATCTTCAAGCCGGAGGCGGCGTCGGTGCGGCGCTACAACACCCACCACGTCTACGACCAGCCGGCCGCGCGCCTCTGA
- the LOC116497193 gene encoding DNA-directed RNA polymerase II subunit RPB11-a: MNAPPAFESFLLFEGEKKITINKDTKVPNACLFTINKEDHTLGNIIKSQLLKDPQVLFAGYKVPHPLEHKIIIRVQTTPDYSPQEAFTNAITDLISELSLLEERFRVAIKDKQEGIE, encoded by the exons ATGAACGCGCCTCCGGCCTTCGAGTCCTTCCTCCTCTTCGAGGGCGAGAAGAA GATCACCATCAACAAGGACACGAAGGTGCCCAACGCCTGCCTCTTCACCATCAACAAGGAGGACCACACGCTGGGGAACATCATCAAGTC GCAGTTACTGAAAGACCCTCAGGTGTTATTTGCAGGGTACAAGGTCCCACACCCACTGGAGCACAAAATCATCATCCGCGTCCAAACCACTCCTGATTACAGCCCCCAGGAAGCTTTCACCAACGCCATCACGGATCTGATCAGCGAGCTGTCCCTCCTGGAGGAGAGATTCAGG GTTGCCATCAAAGACAAACAGGAAGGAATTGAGTGA
- the LOC116497262 gene encoding ras GTPase-activating protein 4-like codes for MALRSALSVRIVEGRDLPAKDITGSSDPYCIVKIDNEPIIRTATVWKTLSPFWGEEYEVHLQPTFHSVSIYVMDEDALSRDDVIGKVCITRAMLAEHPKGYSGWVSLSEVDPDEEVQGEIHLCVELLEGEGGRRLRCTVLEARDLAKKDRNGASDPFVRVRYNGKTQESAVVKKSCYPRWNESFEFELPEPAGEKLCVEVWDWDLVSKNDFLGKVVFGVQGLRAAGRQEGWFRLQPHRSKPREDGRRGSLGSLQLQLRLRDETVLPSHCYQPLVQLLCQEVKSGRQDGQVHLVTLLDETTTAECRQEVAVNLVKLFLGQGLVKEFLDLLFELELAKPCEPNTLFRSNSLASKSMESFLKVTGMQYLHAVLGPIITRVFEEKKYVELDPSKVEIKDVGCSGLHRVQTESEVMEQGRQHLQSYLGELLDTISKSAPTCPPVIRAAFRQLFQRVGERFPEHQHAKFVAVTSFLCLRFFSPAIMTPKLFHLRDAHADARTSRTLLLLAKAIQMVGNMEPAAGRAKEAWLAPLQPALQQGASQMKAFITRLVGTEEEEDGGEGRLRSPPAAVVKEGLLFVHKTRGKGPLLSCAAKKLHFCLTGEALSFAKSPGAERIGSIALANIRAAEKVEEKSFGSCHVMQVVYVDENGQQETAYLQCKCVNELNQWLSALRKVCGNNPQLLCAYHPGVFRGDKWTCCHQKDRTGLGCDRTRHGVTLQDWSDPLDPDAEAQRLFQHLHGLQQPLREKYWELVKMEDPQNGPQVCGEGAPVPPGLSQLFEVLQDLEGCHRLLSPSPPASPALLELQT; via the exons ATGGCGCTGCGCAGCGCCCTGTCCGTGCGCATCGTGGAAGGCAGGGACCTGCCCGCCAAGGACAT CACGGGGAGCAGCGACCCGTACTGCATCGTGAAGATCGACAACGAGCCCATCATCAG GACTGCCACGGTGTGGAAGACGCTGTCCCCGTTCTGGGGGGAGGAGTACGAGGTGCACCTGCAGCCCACCTTTCACAGCGTCTCCATCTATGTCATGGATGAGGACGCGCTCAG CCGTGACGACGTGATCGGGAAGGTCTGCATCACCCGCGCCATGCTGGCAGAGCACCCCAAGG GGTACAGCGGCTGGGTGAGCCTCAGCGAGGTGGATCCCGACGAGGAGGTGCAGGGGGAAATCCACCTCTGCGTGGAGCTCCTGGAGGGCGAGGGTGGCCGGCGGCTGCGCTGCACCGTGCTGGAGGCCAG GGATTTGGCCAAGAAGGACCGGAACGGAGCCTCTGACCCCTTCGTCCGTGTGCGCTACAACGGCAAGACACAGGAGAGCGCC GTGGTGAAGAAGTCCTGCTACCCGCGCTGGAACGAATCCTTCGAGTTCGAGCTGCCCGAGCCCGCCGGGGAGAAGCTGTGTGTGGAGGTGTGGGACTGGGACCTCGTCAGCAAGAACGACTTCTTGGGCAAA GTGGTGTTCGGCGTgcaggggctgcgggcggccggGCGGCAGGAGGGCTGGTtcaggctgcagccccacaggtCCAAGCCGAGGGAGGACGG GCGCCGAGGCAGCCTGGGCtcgctgcagctgcagctgaggcTGCGGGACGAGACGGTGCTGCCCTCGCACTGCTACCAGCCCCTGgtccagctcctctgccaggagGTGAAGTCGGGGCGCCAG GACGGCCAGGTACACCTGGTCACCCTCCTCGATGAAACCACCACGGCCGAGTGCCGGCAGGAGGTCGCCGTCAACTTGGTGAAGCTCTTCCTGGGCCAAGGGCTGGTGAAGGAGTTCCTGGACCTGCTCTTTGAGCTGGAGCTGGCCAAGCCCT GCGAGCCCAACACTTTGTTTCGGAGCAACTCCTTGGCCTCAAAATCGATGGAGTCCTTCCTCAAG GTGACAGGGATGCAGTACCTACACGCCGTTCTGGGGCCCATCATCACCCGTGTGTTCGAGGAGAAGAAGTACGTGGAGCTGGACCCCAGCAAGGTGGAGATCAAAGACGTTGG GTGCTCGGGGCTGCACCGGGTGCAGACGGAGAGCGAGGTGATGGAGCAGGGCCGCCAGCATCTCCAGTCCTACCTCGGGGAGCTGCTGGACACCATCAGCAAGTCGGCCCCCACCTGCCCCCCCGTCATCCGCGCCGCTTTCCGGCAGCTCTTCCAGCGCGTCGGGGAGCGCTTCCCAGAGCACCAG CATGCCAAGTTCGTGGCCGTCACCAGCTTCCTCTGCCTCCGCTTCTTCTCGCCGGCCATCATGACCCCCAAGCTCTTCCACCTGCGGGACGCGCACGCCGACGCGCGCACCAGCCGcacgctgctgctcctggccaaG GCCATCCAGATGGTGGGCAACATGGAGCCGGCAGCGGGAAGGGCCAAGGAGGCCTGGCTGGCCCCACTGCAGCCcgccctgcagcagggtgccAGCCAGATGAAGGCCTTCATCACCCGGCTGGTGGggacggaggaggaggaggacggtGGCGAGGGGAGGCTGCGGAGCCCCCCCGCTGCTGTGGTGAAGGAGGGGCTGCTCTTCGTCCACAAGACGCGGGGCAAGGGGCCGCTGCTGTCCTGTGCTGCCAAGAAGCTCCACTTCTGCCTCACCGGGGAGGCCCTGAGCTTTGCCAAGAGCCCTGGGGCAGAG AGGATCGGCTCCATCGCCCTGGCCAACATCCGTGCGGCCGAGAAGGTGGAGGAGAAGAGCTTCGGGAGCTGCCACGTCATGCAGGTTGTCTACGTGGATGAGAACGGGCAGCAGGAGACGGCCTACCTGCAGTGCAAG TGCGTCAACGAGCTGAACCAGTGGCTGTCCGCCCTGCGCAAGGTGTGCGGCAACAACCCCCAGCTGCTCTGCGCCTACCACCCCGGCGTCTTCAGGGGGGACAAGTGGACCTGCTGCCACCAGAAGGACAGGACGG GGCTGGGGTGCGACCGGACCCGGCACGGTGTCACCCTGCAGGACTGGAGTGACCCCCTGGATCCCGACGCAGAGGCACAGCGCCTCTTCCAGCACCTCCAcggcctccagcagcccctcag GGAGAAGTACTGGGAGTTGGTGAAGATGGAGGACCCCCAGAACGGCCCCCAGGTCTGCGGTGAAG GTGCCCCAGTGCCCCCGGGGCTGAGCCAGCTCTTTGAGGTGCTGCAAGACCTGGAGGGCTGCCATCGCCTGCTGTCCCCCAGTCCCCCCgcatcccctgccctgctggagctgcagacgTGA